One stretch of bacterium DNA includes these proteins:
- a CDS encoding TonB-dependent receptor: MAARFRGLMDIRRVAFFAFAFLFVVSISPAMAQDDDDTADEDATAREVIVSAERSETDLSKAPRAVSIVTGDEIFNNISRTVPEALRYEPGVMVQRTNLGGGAPFVRGLVGNQVLSLVDGIRLNNSTFRGGPNQYLNTIDPFFVDRVEVVRGPGSVLYGSDALGGTINIITRRRKDFSEPFGMDGRMMGRFSTGEREETGHFGADANVRNVAGIAASATTRAFGNIDPGGDEPIQGPFDYTEQDFAGNFDLHLGHMLTWQFSAQHVNLDDVPNYDPANPKNVFEPQRRQMFYSRVILTDLATALDRVELFGSFQRQDEGRERVAAADTGTETRDRDTVDTVGAGLQLESPIGKWVRFIYGGEMYMDDISSTREIVDLGSGDADDARAALPDGAGYLNSAGYLEARFTPLDWLKLVPGARFTYIVPDIDVDDPVLGQETIDEPISDVTWAFHTLFTIARYHGLVAGASRGFRAPSVTEIAKFGPEDGRYDIPNSELDPETLIQYEFGYRVTHPRVFFSLFGFYSDIADLIVRKPTTFEGADAIGADAVHHHENVGEAFIYGGESNVSVNLINRFLEFGGAVSYTLGENETDEEPIRRIPPLVGNTFVKIGSDPVWLEYVTEHAAEQDRLAEGDKTDIRIGPDGTPAFSVHHIRVGIMANEWAQAIIAVENIGDTVYKFHGSGPFEPGRNYKAQVSFIF, translated from the coding sequence ATGGCCGCGCGGTTTCGAGGGTTGATGGATATCCGGCGCGTCGCGTTTTTCGCGTTCGCGTTCCTTTTCGTTGTCTCGATTTCGCCGGCGATGGCGCAAGACGACGACGACACGGCAGACGAAGACGCGACGGCCAGGGAGGTGATCGTCTCCGCGGAACGCAGCGAGACGGATCTGTCAAAGGCGCCGCGCGCGGTGTCGATCGTGACGGGCGACGAGATCTTCAACAACATCTCCCGCACCGTACCCGAGGCGCTGCGTTATGAGCCCGGCGTCATGGTGCAGCGCACGAACCTGGGCGGCGGCGCGCCGTTCGTGCGCGGCCTCGTCGGCAACCAGGTTCTCTCCCTGGTGGACGGCATCCGCTTGAACAACTCGACGTTCCGCGGCGGGCCGAACCAGTATCTCAACACCATCGATCCGTTCTTCGTCGATCGCGTCGAGGTCGTGCGCGGCCCGGGCAGCGTTCTCTACGGCTCGGACGCGCTCGGCGGCACGATCAACATCATCACGCGGCGGCGCAAGGATTTCTCCGAGCCATTCGGGATGGACGGCCGCATGATGGGCCGCTTCTCCACCGGCGAACGCGAGGAGACGGGGCATTTCGGCGCGGACGCGAACGTGCGCAACGTCGCGGGCATAGCGGCGTCGGCCACCACCCGCGCGTTCGGCAACATCGACCCGGGCGGCGACGAGCCGATCCAGGGTCCGTTCGACTACACCGAGCAGGACTTCGCGGGCAACTTCGATTTGCACCTCGGGCACATGCTGACCTGGCAGTTTTCCGCGCAGCACGTGAACCTGGACGACGTGCCGAATTACGATCCGGCCAATCCGAAAAACGTGTTCGAGCCGCAGCGACGGCAAATGTTTTACTCGCGCGTGATCCTCACCGATCTCGCGACGGCGCTTGACCGCGTCGAGCTGTTCGGATCGTTCCAGCGACAGGACGAAGGCCGCGAGCGCGTCGCCGCCGCCGACACCGGCACCGAAACGCGCGACCGCGACACCGTGGACACCGTCGGCGCGGGCCTGCAACTGGAGTCGCCGATCGGGAAATGGGTGCGTTTCATTTACGGCGGCGAGATGTACATGGACGACATCTCATCCACGCGCGAAATCGTGGACCTGGGAAGCGGCGACGCCGACGACGCGCGCGCGGCCCTGCCCGACGGCGCGGGATACCTGAACAGCGCCGGGTATCTGGAGGCGCGCTTCACGCCGCTTGACTGGCTCAAACTCGTGCCGGGCGCGCGCTTCACGTACATCGTCCCGGATATCGACGTGGACGATCCCGTGCTCGGCCAGGAAACGATCGACGAGCCGATCTCCGACGTCACGTGGGCGTTCCACACGCTGTTCACGATCGCGCGCTATCACGGGCTCGTCGCGGGCGCGTCGCGCGGCTTCCGCGCGCCGTCGGTCACCGAGATCGCGAAGTTCGGGCCGGAGGACGGGCGGTACGACATCCCCAACTCGGAGCTCGATCCGGAAACGCTCATCCAATACGAATTCGGTTACCGCGTGACGCACCCGCGCGTGTTCTTCTCGCTGTTCGGATTTTATTCGGATATCGCCGATCTGATCGTGCGCAAGCCGACGACCTTCGAGGGCGCGGATGCGATAGGCGCGGACGCCGTGCACCATCACGAAAACGTCGGCGAGGCGTTCATCTACGGTGGCGAAAGCAACGTCTCCGTGAATCTCATCAATCGATTCCTCGAGTTCGGCGGGGCGGTGTCCTACACGCTCGGCGAGAATGAGACGGACGAGGAGCCGATCCGCCGCATCCCGCCGCTTGTCGGCAACACGTTCGTAAAAATCGGAAGCGATCCGGTGTGGCTCGAATACGTCACGGAGCACGCGGCCGAGCAGGACCGCCTGGCCGAAGGCGACAAGACCGACATCCGCATCGGCCCGGACGGCACGCCCGCGTTTTCCGTACACCACATCCGCGTGGGGATCATGGCAAACGAGTGGGCGCAGGCGATCATCGCGGTCGAGAACATCGGCGACACCGTTTACAAATTCCACGGCTCCGGGCCGTTTGAACCGGGGCGGAACTATAAGGCGCAGGTGAGTTTCATCTTCTGA
- a CDS encoding glycosyltransferase, whose translation MIGLKGLPGIHGGVERHVEELGARLAAMGVRVTAYVRPRYTGSAGPHRGVERKLLPAIHTKHLDAATHSFFSALHAAFTGADVVHFHGIGPALFSPIPRLFGKTVVTTMHSRDYMRSKWGPAARFALRLGERVMLAASHRVIAVSREMADGLARPGRVEYIPNGVGDPVDPDDAAIAWAAGLGLAPREYLLFVGRISPEKGPLALIEAFAGVDTGVRLVLAGGTSHSADYARRVAEAAAKDARVVMTGALDAARLSALYRGARAFVLASEHEGLPVAMMEAASHGAPVIATDIPAAREIAARAGEAPLAFFAAGRDAPALGEALAKFLDEDASAPGERAARLRERVLAEYPWDAIAARTRAVYAEAMTNLPPEAARTPCPACGAIDKRVEYRRTRSGVVVRCVACGMVFSATPPPDEALPPAFTDDPEAYFENAKHRLGFARPYLSGTGKKRDGDGISLNPQSSILNPLLNPLLIDIGCFDGGFAGAARRLGFNVIGVEPVVQAAERARARHGLDVRVGTFETVDIPQADMVTFIHVFEHLKDPRASLARTREVLRDGGIVLIEIPAYDAWSRRVLGRRWRQFISDHDRFYTGEVLRRLVREEGFEILVERKVGKNLTPSLLADRVGRYYSRALGRAIRAVARAFGLSTRRFSLNLGDIRLVIARKV comes from the coding sequence ATGATCGGGCTGAAAGGCTTGCCCGGTATCCACGGCGGCGTGGAACGCCACGTCGAGGAACTCGGCGCGCGGCTGGCCGCGATGGGCGTCCGGGTCACGGCGTATGTGCGCCCGCGATACACCGGGTCGGCCGGACCGCATCGCGGCGTCGAACGAAAGTTGTTGCCGGCGATCCACACCAAACATCTGGATGCGGCGACGCACTCGTTTTTTTCCGCGCTGCACGCCGCGTTCACGGGCGCTGATGTGGTGCATTTTCACGGCATCGGACCCGCGCTGTTTTCGCCGATCCCCCGACTTTTCGGAAAGACCGTCGTCACAACGATGCACTCGCGCGACTACATGCGCAGCAAGTGGGGGCCGGCCGCGCGGTTCGCGCTGCGCCTTGGCGAGCGCGTCATGCTCGCGGCGTCGCATCGCGTCATCGCCGTCTCGCGCGAGATGGCCGACGGGCTGGCGCGGCCGGGGCGCGTCGAATATATCCCGAACGGCGTCGGCGATCCCGTTGATCCGGACGACGCGGCGATCGCGTGGGCGGCGGGGCTTGGCCTCGCGCCCCGCGAGTATCTTCTGTTTGTCGGCCGCATCTCGCCCGAGAAGGGACCGCTTGCGCTCATCGAGGCTTTCGCCGGCGTGGACACCGGCGTGCGCCTCGTGCTCGCCGGCGGAACGAGCCACAGCGCGGATTACGCGCGCCGCGTGGCCGAGGCCGCCGCAAAGGATGCGCGCGTCGTCATGACCGGCGCGCTGGACGCCGCGCGTCTTTCCGCGCTGTATCGCGGCGCGCGCGCGTTCGTGCTGGCCAGCGAGCACGAGGGCTTGCCCGTCGCCATGATGGAGGCCGCGTCGCACGGCGCTCCGGTCATCGCGACCGATATCCCCGCCGCACGCGAGATCGCCGCGCGCGCGGGCGAGGCGCCGCTTGCGTTTTTCGCGGCCGGGCGCGACGCGCCGGCGCTTGGCGAAGCGCTTGCGAAATTTCTCGATGAAGACGCGTCCGCGCCTGGCGAGCGCGCCGCGCGGCTTCGCGAGCGCGTTCTCGCCGAATATCCCTGGGACGCCATCGCGGCGCGCACGCGCGCGGTGTACGCCGAGGCGATGACGAATCTGCCGCCCGAGGCCGCGCGCACGCCCTGCCCCGCGTGCGGCGCGATCGACAAGCGCGTGGAGTATCGGCGCACGCGCTCGGGCGTCGTGGTGCGGTGCGTCGCGTGCGGGATGGTCTTTTCGGCGACGCCTCCGCCCGACGAAGCGCTTCCGCCCGCCTTCACCGACGACCCGGAAGCGTACTTCGAAAACGCGAAGCACCGCCTGGGTTTCGCGCGGCCGTATCTATCGGGCACGGGCAAAAAGCGGGATGGGGATGGGATTTCACTCAATCCTCAATCCTCAATCCTCAATCCTCTCCTCAATCCCCTCCTCATCGACATCGGCTGCTTCGACGGCGGCTTCGCCGGCGCGGCCCGGCGTCTGGGTTTCAACGTCATCGGCGTGGAACCGGTCGTCCAGGCCGCCGAGCGCGCGCGAGCGCGTCACGGCCTCGACGTTCGCGTCGGCACGTTCGAGACGGTCGATATCCCGCAAGCCGACATGGTGACGTTCATCCACGTGTTCGAACACCTGAAAGACCCGCGCGCGTCGCTTGCCCGCACGCGCGAGGTGCTGCGCGACGGCGGGATCGTGCTCATCGAGATTCCCGCCTACGACGCCTGGTCGCGGCGCGTCCTTGGACGGCGCTGGCGGCAATTCATTTCCGATCACGACCGCTTCTACACGGGCGAGGTGCTGCGGCGGCTTGTGCGCGAGGAGGGCTTTGAAATCCTCGTCGAACGCAAGGTCGGCAAGAACCTGACGCCTTCCCTTTTGGCCGACCGCGTCGGGCGATATTATTCCCGCGCGCTTGGGCGTGCGATCCGCGCCGTCGCCCGCGCGTTCGGGCTGTCGACGCGGCGGTTCAGCCTGAACCTCGGGGATATCCGGCTGGTCATCGCGCGGAAGGTTTGA